The DNA window CTGCCGCCGCGGACGACGACACCGATCGCCACACCGATACCCAGTACCACCACCAGCCCGAGAACGCCAGCGACGATCAGACCCGCTTTCCCGCTGCCGGACGGCGGCGGGTACGACGATGGCGGCCCGTACCCCGGACCAGGTTGGCCGTACCAGGGCGAGTCGGCAGCCGAGCCCGCGGCAGCGGGACCGAATAACGCACGTTCCGCGTTGGCTGTGGCACTGCCCGGGCCGCCGGGTGGGTTTCGCCCGCGCCAGCATCGTCACGGTCGCACCTACCGTGCGAGAAAGTGCCAGCCGACCCATGCCCACACGAGCACAGCGGCAACCCTCGCCACCCGAGTGCGCGTGAGGTACGCAATCGTCTCCCCCACGGGCGCGACCAGATCCCGGCGCACATGCGTGACCACGACCACGCCGAGCGCGACCACCAGCACCAGCACGAACCCGACGATGACGATCACCCGATCGCTCATCTCGACACCAGCCACCAGCCGGCACCCAGCCACACCAGCCATCCGGCGAACCGCAGCGGCCACTGCTCCAATGCCGGATCCAGCAGCGTCGACAAAGTCGGGTGTACGTCGCTCGGCCGCGTCCAATCCGATTGCCGCGCAAACGCATACACCTCCCACACCGACGCCGTGACCAGCAGCATCGACCAGACAGCCACTCCGCGCCGCAGCCGGGCCGTGCGTGGAATCTGCTCGGGCCTCGCGCGGAACGCCAGCACCGACACCACGACCACCGGCACCACCACCAGCACGGTTGCCGACCAACTGAACGGTCGGGTGGCGGCCCCACCCAACGCCAGCACAGCACCGACGGCCAGCAGCACCATCCGCCGCCGAAATGGTCGCGCCGAGCGCGCCGGTTCCCCTGTCACACGGGCAGAATAAGTCCCTGAGCACCGGATTCGGGCATATATCGGTGGCAGATCCGCAACGTCGACCCGACGAATCTCGCCACGCCCTCAGACTCGCTCGAGACATGACCCATGTAACCGCGCCTGGAGTCAGTTGCCCAATCTGCTGGGCTGAACGCCACAATGAGATCGAGCCCCAACAGGAAGAGCCCATCAGGAGATCCACCGCGATCCGCTGCACGGGGACGGACGGAACGGGCATGACCTCGTATCGCTCCCACTTTATTGCGGGCTAAATGCCGCGTTTACCTGATCGCGGTATTCTTTTGTGCAATCTCGACCGTTGAATTCAGAGGTGCTGTCCCTGGCGGCGGGTGCGCTGCCGTCGATGCGCTGCGCTAATTCATCCAGGTACGTCCGGCCACGGGCCTGATATTCGCTGCGCTCATCGCTGTTGAGCTTCAGCAAGAATGTGTAGCCAATGAAACTGAGGTTGCAATTGACATCCAAGAACAGGGAATCACCATCTTGAAGCAGGTACCAGGCACCATCTTCGCCATCGATGATTTTCATGATCCGTCCTTTCCGTGACTCGCAGAGTTACACATCAAGGTTGGCTTCCCAATTGAAGCACGTTTGGATGTGCACGCGAGTTGGGTTGTCGCCGAACCCGAATCGGACGGGACACTGCACATGCCGTGGGTCAGATCCGCCCGCCCCCACGGAGCGATGAAGAACGGTGGCGGAAAGTGGGTGAAGATCCGGGTTCCGTCGATCCCCTCCCACAGGAAGGTGTGGATCCGGTAGCCACGCTCAGCCTGTTCAGAGTGAACGGACCCACTCGAGTCGCCAGTGCAGACGACTTCGGACCTTCACAACACGGCGCCGCAGCCAACCGGGCACCAGCACACGAAGGTGCAGCCGTCGCGGCGCTAATCCCGCCAGACGGGTGGGCGCTTCTCCAGGAAGGCCGCCATTCCTTCCCGAGCGCCGGGCAGTTGAGCGGCGCCGGCCATGACTTCCAGGGCGATGGTGTAGGCGTCGGCTTCGGGGCGGTCGAGTTGCGCGTAGAGGGTGCGTTTGCCGAGGGCCTTGCTGGCCCGGCTGCCCCGAGTGGCGCGGGCGAGCAACTCGTCCACGGCGGTATCCAACTCGGCGTCGGGCACCGCTCGGTTGATCAGGCCCCACTGTTCCGCGGTGCGGGCATCGATCGGGTCGCCGGTCAGGGCCAGTTCCATCAGGCGTTTGCGGCCGACGGCGCGGGCCACCGGCACCGCCGGGGTATGGCAGAACCAGCCGCCCTTACCACCCGGGAGCGCGAAGCCGGCCGACTCGGCGGCGACGGCCAGATCGCACGAGGCCACCAGCTGGCAGCCGGCGGCCGTCGCCAGACCCTGCACCCGCGCGATCACCACCTGCGGCACCGACTCGATGGTCGACATGAGCTCGGTGCACAGCGTGAGCAGCTCCCGCATGCCGAGCAGGTCACGAGCGGCGACGTCGGCGAAATCGTGTCCCGCGGAGAACACCGGCCCGCCCGCCCCGAGCACGATCCCCGTGGCGCCGGTCTCGCCGGCGGCCCGGAACGCGACGAGCAACTCGGCCAGATGTTCGCTCGACAGCGCATTGCGCCGCTCCGGCCGATTCATGGTGATGCGCACGGTGTCGCCCTCCCGGGCGACCAGCAAATGCCGATACTCCAAGGTGGTCATACCTCCACGGTAGATCTCCGCGCGCCGCGGGGTGCCGCCGATCAGCGCGATTCCGCTGTGGCAGCGACGCAACACCGATCACAGCCGATTCCCGCTCGTCGCCCCGGGCCGGCCGGGAGGCGTACGGCCGCTATCAGGCGTGGTTCGTGGCGGTGCTTGCACGGTTCGAGGGTGGCTGACTACCGGTAGCAGTAGGAGTCGGAGGAGGCGTCGCCGCCCTGGAGGCGCACCTGGTGCACCCGCAGACCTCGAAAGTCCTCGTCGTGCGGGAAGAACGACTCGTCGATGGTCATTCCGCCGTCGGGATCGGTGTGCATCACGGCCATCCAGGCGCCAACCCCGTCCGGGTAGAACTGGTCGTCCCACGCGCCATAGAGCGAGTTGGTGACGTAGACCCGACGACCGTTACGGCTGATCTCGACCATCTGGGGCCCGCCGGCAAGCGGCTGTTTCGGCGCGGCCGGGTGGGCGGTGCGGCCCACGATCCCGCCGAGCCGGACCGAACCGGTCTGTTTCGGGTTAGCCGGATCGCGCACGTCGAACTGCTCGAGCTCCCCGGTACCCCAGCACGAGACGTAGAGGTATGCGTCGTCGACCGACAGGTCGATATCGCTGACCAGCGGCGGCACCGCGCCGAACGGTTTCAGTGCCGGCGGCAGCAGGTCGGGATCAGCCGGCTCGGCCGGGATGGTGATCACCTTGTCGACCGCCCACACTCCACCATCGCGGTGCCAACGCCACACGGAGGCCGACAAATCCTCGGTCGAGATCACCACGCCGACGAACCCCCAGGTGGCGTCCGGATCGTGCGAAGGGCGCAGCTCGAGTGGCATCTGGTACTGCTCCCCGAGATCGATCCGCTGCTGGTGCCGACCGGCGGTGAGGTCCCAGAAGTGGATCGCGTGGCCGTACTTGTTGGCCAGCAGCAGCTCCGGCTTCAGCCCGTCCTCGATCATGGACGGGGTGCCCCACTCGCTGCTGATCAGCGTGTTCTGGTTGAGATGCCACCAGGCGTCGTACGCGAGGTATTGCGGCCCACGGTCGGTCTCCCATTGCCGCAGCACATCGAACGTGCCGTGATCGAGCAGCGCGATCCCGCCCGGCCCGTCCGATCCGTCTGCCCCGCCGAGGCAGGTCATGAACACACCGTCCGGCCCGCAGTGCAGCGTGTGCGGACGGGAGTAGCCGGCCCTGGCCGCGAGCTCGGAGCTGTCCACGACCTTGGACAGGGCGGGCTGGCGTGGGTCGGGCTGGGTGTCGAACACGTACAAGCGCGACGAGCGCAGACCCGGCACGATCAGGTACCGCCGAGCCAGCCCCTCAATGTGGTGGCCCTCGTGCTTCAGTGCGCTGCTGCAGGCGTTCCAGCCGAAATGGTGCAGCTCATTGCCCAGGTGGGGTACCTCGGTCCAGCCCACCACCCGGCCGTAGGTGTCTGAACCCGGATCCACATCGATTACTGACAGCGCATCCGGCTTCTGTGCCGCGCGGTCGAACGCAACGACGTATGCGAGCCGCTCCGGTGGCGCGGCAGCCGCCTCCGCTGCGCTCCGATAGAAGGTCGGGTCCATGTCCGAGTGATTCATTTCCAGCCTCCTTCATGTCGATGGGCGGAGACCCACACACTTCGCCCGATCCGGCAGGTTCCGAGGTGGGCACTACCCGTGTGGTCACGTGCCGTAATGGCGTGGGCGGGCACTAACCAGTCTCGGCCTGTCGACGTAGATCCACCAGCCACCGCTTGGCGCGGTGGCAGAGTGCGCGGTAGGGCGCAGTCGTTTTCCGGGAAGACTGGAAGGGCGAGTAGGTGACGGGAGTCGAACAGCAAGAGAAGAACGACAAACCGAATTCTTCGCGGAGATGCGCGCCAATTGGTGGAACAGGCAAACGATTCAGACCTGCCCTGGAACGACTCGACCGAGAAACAACAGGGCCAGAGCATCCGCGGCGTCCTCGAACGGCTCCAAATACTCGACGACCACGACCCATTCATCAAGGGCGCAGGCGAATTCCGATTCAAGGCAAGAGTCCACACACGCATCAACGGAGACGTTCACTCCGAGACTCGATTGCCCGAGAACGGGCGCTACCACGTATCAGACAAGCCGGGCCGCAACACGGTGCACATCAACCTACTGCTGTTCGAGGGCTTCGTGGAGAATGACATCGCCATGGAGATCACCGGTATCGAGATGGACACATTCGATCCCGACAACAAGCTGCGACCGTGCCGCCGCGTTTTCACCGGCTTGCTGGCAGAATGGTTGGGTTCGATCGGACCGGGTGCTGACCCTATCGAGCCCGAGGACCTCGGCGACTGGCGATTGCGGTACCTGCACAACATTTGACTTCGCGACTCGTCGTAAATCGATCAGGTTCGGCAGCGTCCGCCGGCCCGACTACAGAGGGAGCATCAGATGACCGAATCCGGCCCTGCTGATCTCAAGACGCGGCATCGCGCAATGTGGGCACTGGGCGACTACCCGACCGTCGCCACCGAAGTCATCCCTGGGCTGGGTCGGCGTCTCGTCGAGGTCTGCCGTATCGGCCCGGGTCAGCGCGTGCTGGACATTGCGGCCGGATCCGGGAATGCAGCGATCCCGGCCGCGGAGACCGGTGCGGACGTCGTTGCGAGCGACCTCACGCCGGAGCTGTTCGACGCGGGCCGGCGTCTCGCCGCCGCCCGGGGCGTCGACCTGCAGTGGCAGGAAGCCGACGCCGAGGCATTGCCCTATGCCGATGCCGAATTCGACGCCGTGATCTCATGCGTGGGCGTCATGTTCGCGCCGTTCCACCGGGCGGCCGCGGACGAACTGGTGCGCGTCACCAAGCCGGGTGGCACGATCGGGCTGATCAACTGGACACCCACCGGATTCATCGGGCAGATGTTCGCCACGATGAAACCGTTCGCTGCGCCGCCCCCGCCCGGTGCGCTGCCGCCACCGATGTGGGGCGACGAGACGCATGTCCGGTCGCTCTTGGGCGACCGCGTCACCGACCTGGAGCTGCGGCGCGAAAACGCGGTCATCGATCGTTTCGCCGACGGCGCCGAGTTCCGCGACTTCTTCAAGGCCTACTACGGACCGACGGTCGCCGTGTACAAGGCCATTGCCGCAGAACCCGACCGGATCGCGCGGTTGGACCGGGAACTCGCGGATCTCGCCTCCCAACACGACCTGGGCAACGGGCGGATGGAGTGGGAGTACCTCTTGGTCACCGCACGCCGATCGGCCTGACCTGGTCATATGGCGTTGGCCGGACCACCGCTTCGACCTGCGGACGGGAACGACGACGAACAGGCTCGATGAGACGAACATCGAGTTCCCCAGTGTCGACTCCCGTATGATGGGACGGCCGCACCGCTACTCCTACAACATGAGCTTGGGCAACGAACCCACCCTGCTGTTCGACGGACTGGTGCGGTTCGACTCGGCAACAGGAGCCAAGCAGGAACACAAGTTCGGTCCAGGCCGCTGGGGCGCCGAGGCCCCGTTCGCGCCACGCGACGGATCGACGAGCGAAACCGATGGTCGCCTCAGGCCCGCTGGCACGAGTATTGCTGCCACAGCGCGTTCCGTCCGGCTTCCACGCCTGCCGGGTACGCGATGACCAGCTCGCGCAGGGGCACACGCGCTGAGGGCCGCACCCACCCCAAGTGCAACCCAGTCGGTGGCGCAGGTCGAGCACATCCCCATTGCATTCGATGTCCGCGGCCACACCGGGGAAGTACATGGAATGTTCCTGCGCACATCGACGGCGGCCCCGGTGAGCATGACGATTAGACCGTATGGCGACAGTGTTCTGGACCACACAGAAGGAGTTCACGATGCCCACTACCGCATATGGCGCCACGACCACAGCGGCCGAGATCGTCGCCGACGTCGATCTGCACGGCCGCCGTGCCATCGTCACCGGCGCGAGTTCGGGGATCGGCACCGAAACCGCCCGTGTGCTGGCCTCGGCCGGCGCCGAAGTAACCCTGGCGGTGCGAAAGATCGAGGCCGGTAGGAAAGTCGCAGACGAGATCGCCGAGAAGCTGCCTGCCGGGACGGGTGCGGTGCACGTGGCACGGCTGGATCTGGCCGATCCGAGGTCGGTGGCCGATTTCGAGCATGCCTGGGCCGGACCGCTGCACATCCTGGTCAACAACGCCGGCGTGATGGCCCTGCCGCAGCTCACCCGCACCCCGGCCGGGTATGAAATGCAATTCGCTACCAATCATCTCGGTCATTTCGCATTGACTACCGGCCTACACCGGTGGCTGGCCGACGCCGACGGTGCCCGAGTGGTGAGTGTCGCCTCGATCGGACACCTCTTCTCCCCAGTAGTCTTCGACGACCTGCATTACCGGTTCCGTCCCTATGACAGGTGGACGTCCTACGGTCAGTCCAAGTCAGCCAACGTTTTGTTCGCCGTCGGCGCCGCACAGCGCTGGGCCGACGACGGCATCACCGTCAATGCGCTCATGCCCGGCAACGTCGCCAG is part of the Nocardia sp. NBC_00565 genome and encodes:
- a CDS encoding DUF6186 family protein, producing the protein MSDRVIVIVGFVLVLVVALGVVVVTHVRRDLVAPVGETIAYLTRTRVARVAAVLVWAWVGWHFLAR
- a CDS encoding enoyl-CoA hydratase-related protein; translation: MTTLEYRHLLVAREGDTVRITMNRPERRNALSSEHLAELLVAFRAAGETGATGIVLGAGGPVFSAGHDFADVAARDLLGMRELLTLCTELMSTIESVPQVVIARVQGLATAAGCQLVASCDLAVAAESAGFALPGGKGGWFCHTPAVPVARAVGRKRLMELALTGDPIDARTAEQWGLINRAVPDAELDTAVDELLARATRGSRASKALGKRTLYAQLDRPEADAYTIALEVMAGAAQLPGAREGMAAFLEKRPPVWRD
- a CDS encoding selenium-binding protein SBP56-related protein; the encoded protein is MNHSDMDPTFYRSAAEAAAAPPERLAYVVAFDRAAQKPDALSVIDVDPGSDTYGRVVGWTEVPHLGNELHHFGWNACSSALKHEGHHIEGLARRYLIVPGLRSSRLYVFDTQPDPRQPALSKVVDSSELAARAGYSRPHTLHCGPDGVFMTCLGGADGSDGPGGIALLDHGTFDVLRQWETDRGPQYLAYDAWWHLNQNTLISSEWGTPSMIEDGLKPELLLANKYGHAIHFWDLTAGRHQQRIDLGEQYQMPLELRPSHDPDATWGFVGVVISTEDLSASVWRWHRDGGVWAVDKVITIPAEPADPDLLPPALKPFGAVPPLVSDIDLSVDDAYLYVSCWGTGELEQFDVRDPANPKQTGSVRLGGIVGRTAHPAAPKQPLAGGPQMVEISRNGRRVYVTNSLYGAWDDQFYPDGVGAWMAVMHTDPDGGMTIDESFFPHDEDFRGLRVHQVRLQGGDASSDSYCYR
- a CDS encoding class I SAM-dependent methyltransferase: MTESGPADLKTRHRAMWALGDYPTVATEVIPGLGRRLVEVCRIGPGQRVLDIAAGSGNAAIPAAETGADVVASDLTPELFDAGRRLAAARGVDLQWQEADAEALPYADAEFDAVISCVGVMFAPFHRAAADELVRVTKPGGTIGLINWTPTGFIGQMFATMKPFAAPPPPGALPPPMWGDETHVRSLLGDRVTDLELRRENAVIDRFADGAEFRDFFKAYYGPTVAVYKAIAAEPDRIARLDRELADLASQHDLGNGRMEWEYLLVTARRSA
- a CDS encoding carotenoid oxygenase family protein; the protein is MEFPSVDSRMMGRPHRYSYNMSLGNEPTLLFDGLVRFDSATGAKQEHKFGPGRWGAEAPFAPRDGSTSETDGRLRPAGTSIAATARSVRLPRLPGTR
- a CDS encoding SDR family NAD(P)-dependent oxidoreductase; this encodes MPTTAYGATTTAAEIVADVDLHGRRAIVTGASSGIGTETARVLASAGAEVTLAVRKIEAGRKVADEIAEKLPAGTGAVHVARLDLADPRSVADFEHAWAGPLHILVNNAGVMALPQLTRTPAGYEMQFATNHLGHFALTTGLHRWLADADGARVVSVASIGHLFSPVVFDDLHYRFRPYDRWTSYGQSKSANVLFAVGAAQRWADDGITVNALMPGNVASTELARHMSPGDLEAFGEQTELGLPPVKTIEQGAATSVLLAASPDVQGVTGCYYEDCAPAPRVSERAGHTGGVAPYALDPDNAERLWQISEELTR